The window ttctgagtcatagtagtcttgttaagagtctttacatttagtttttgtgttttcaagtaaATTCAAAATAggttagcacccctagttaatccccggatagaacgatccctacttacatcattactacaattgtcacaaatagggtttagtttgtgtgcgtataaaactcgcatcaaattttggcgccgttgccggggattggcaaagttgctaatcccttgtcttgagtcttgtttaaattgtttagtttctgttttgttttaatttgttttgcaccgtgtgtgtgttttatattcttatttgtgtgcaggtactagtttatgacccgtagctcacaacctgttcgtgagcaaatctccgactttgacggtgatttcgagaggactttgagaaggaacaagaaattgcaagagtctaatcctcctagtcccgaacctgaagtagaagaggaagccacggattgggttaaagaggaagtaccaaccatggccgtggacaatcgaaccattaaagagctttctgcctcaggtttggccaatgcagcccctctttgcattcaataccccgcagctgcccaaggcaagaccgatgaatttgaactcaaatccagtttgttacaccatattccgaagttccatggcttgtctatggaagaccccaacaaacacttgaaggagttcgaggtggtttgttcaagcatgacccccgtcaatgtggatgggagtatattgaagatgaaggcctttccattttcacttatggacaaggccaaagattggctctacgaactagccccgggaactgtgacttcgtgggagagtatgaagcgtgctttcttggagaaattcttccctacttcgagagtgattctcctacggaagaaaattagtggtattcaacagaatcatggtgagacattcccggcttattatgagcgcttcaagggccttgtagcttcatgtcctcaacatcaaatgaaggaggaacttctccttcaatatttctatgagggcctccttcctatcgaacgtcaaatgcttgatgcatcagcgggaggagcattggtggacaaaacaccaagggatgccaagattctcatagccaaccgagcgctcaacgctcaacaatatgaaggagtgggtcaaagggaagccccacggcaacaaagtgtaaatgaggtgagtgctatttctgaaattcaatcacaacttgctaatcttacttctcttgtttctcaggttgtgattggtccaaaagcacaagaacaccaagtttgtggcgtgtgctcaattcaagggcatccatccgacaagtgccctcaactaatcgagaatggtgggtgggaatctgctaatgcaattggtttccaaggacaaaatcaaaacaacccatactcgaacacttacaatgccggatggagggaccatccaaacttcaaatggagggagccacaacaagctgcccaacaaggaggatttaggccaaacccccctggtttttattccaagccgtatgcaccccaacaaccccaacaaccttcggcatcatctcattcaggtacgtccttggaaagtgatcaagctatgcaattactaacctctatttcgcagggattgcaaaatcaaaacaaccggatagcaaataacgaaaaggagatgatggatatgaagaaacaaatagggcagatttctgagttccttggacagattagagagcaaggaaagcttcctagctcaaccacagtcaatccaaagggaggattcgaatccgccaaggccatcaccctaaggggtggaaaagaagttgggaccgagccaaacaatcccaaatctgcccagaaattagatgaagagacgacacaacctcctgaggcagatcaccctaactcggccaaatcaggtaatttaagttcaaattcatgtacttcacgtcctaatctgcccaatgtaccttttcctcgcaggttcatgcaagaaaaaaaggaagaaagcgagaaggacattcttgaaacgttccggaaggtgcaagtgaacataccgcttctcgatgcaatcaaacaggttccaaagtatgctaaattcctcaaggacctatgcaatacaaagagaagaagggcaaacaaagaggtagtgaaggtaagcgagaatgtgtccgctgttttgcaacgtaaactgcctaccaagtgcaaagaccccggtagtttcacgattccttgtgtgattggacataatcgttttgaacatgccatgcttgatttaggtgcatccataaaagtcatgccttattctatttatgcatctatgaatttgggtgaattaaaacaagatggtgtaattatacaattggccgatcgttctaacgcgtatccaaaaggagttttggaagatgtgcttgtgcaggtgaaccatttaatttttccggctgatttctacgtcatagacatggaggattcagcccattctacatctttgctgattctccttggtaggccattcatgaagacggcccgaacgaagattgatgtatacaaaggcaccttgacaatggaattcgatggggaagtgattgattttaatatttctgaaactatgagatatcccgttgatgaccattcttgtttttccattgatgttatcgattctttggcgcaggtataccttgaagaattgaacgaggacgccctggaaacaaccatcactaaggcaaggaggaggaattctttgcaatgggttctagtgaagaaataattgaggttgtggcaacccttgagtcattgccacaacaatatggtaaggttccactctcactttcaaattcagtttccactaagatgctaccttctgttgttcaggcaccatcgcttgaacttaagccgttgccggaccatttaaagtatgtgtttttgggagaaggcgaaacattgcccgtcatcatttcatcaagtctcgcggcaatggaggaggagaagcttgtgagggtgctgcgagaacacaaaacggccatagggtggactttggccgacattaaaggaataagccctaccacatgcatgcaccgtatacttcttgaggaggggactaagccatcccgagaggctcaacgccgtctcaaccctccgatgatggaagtggtgaagaaggaaataatcaagcttttggattgcggagtgatctaccctatctccgatagccgttgggtctctccagttcaagtcgttcccaagaagtccggagtaactgttatcaagaatgatgagaatgagctcgtacctacacgcattcagactggatggcgagtatgtatcgattaccggaagctaaatgccatgactaggaaagatcactttcctttgccattcatcgaccagatgctcaaaaggttagccggtcatgctttttactgttttcttgatggatactctggatataaccaaattgtgatagccccggatgatcaagagaataccacattcacatgtccctttggaacatttgcttatcgtcgcatgccatttggcttatgcaacgcaccggccactttccaaaggtgtatggtaagtatattttccgcttttgttgaaaagatcattgaggttttcatggatgatttcagtgtatttgggagttcatttgataattgcttggataatctgaccttaattttgaaacgatgtgttgaaactaaccttgtcttgaattgggagaaatgtcattttatggtgaaacaaggtatagttttaggacatattgtttcagaaaaaggatttgaagtagataaatcgaaaatagaccttgtacgtcacttaccctctcctacttcggttagagaggtacgttcgtttcttggccatgcaggtttctataggcgttttatcaaggacttctccaagatgtccaaccctctttgccgattgcttcaaaaagatgtgccattcaagtttgatgaagagtgtaattcggcatttaacca of the Pyrus communis chromosome 1, drPyrComm1.1, whole genome shotgun sequence genome contains:
- the LOC137732000 gene encoding uncharacterized protein codes for the protein LETFRKVQVNIPLLDAIKQVPKYAKFLKDLCNTKRRRANKEVVKVSENVSAVLQRKLPTKCKDPGSFTIPCVIGHNRFEHAMLDLGASIKVMPYSIYASMNLGELKQDGVIIQLADRSNAYPKGVLEDVLVQVNHLIFPADFYVIDMEDSAHSTSLLILLGRPFMK